The Sporichthya brevicatena sequence CGCAGCCGGTATCGGCAGGTGACGTCGCTGCTCGGACTGGTGCGCTACGCCGGTCCCCGAATCGCCAAAGTCCACAAGCGGTCTTACGACCCAACGACGTTCCCTCCCATGGAAGGCGCGCTGTTCATTCTCGCGCAGGCCTCAACGAAGTACGCCGTCGCCGGCTGAGAAACGGGACAAACCGCAGCGGGCCGAATCAGCGCATCGGCATGGGCACGCCGCTCACATCGGCAGAAAGGACAGACATGGGTCTTCTGAACGGTCAGGTCGCGCTGATCACCGGTGGCGCCCGCGGGCAGGGGCGTGCCCACGCGATCGCGCTCGCGCGCGAGGGAGCCGACGTGGTGGTGACCGATCTCGCCGCCGATGTCCCGACCATCGACTACCCGCTCGCCACACCCGCCGATCTGGCCGAGACGGTCGCGCTGGTGGAGAAGGAAGGCCGGCGAGCGCTCGGTCTCCAGGCCGACATGCGCGACACTGCCGGCGTGAAAGGCGTGGTGGACCGAACGGTCGCCGATTTCGGGCGGATCGACATCCTCGTCGCCAACCACGGCGTGGTGAACTACGGACCGCTCGACGCCTTCACCGACGAGATGTGGGAGACCGTCCTTCAGACCAACCTGACGGGCTATTTCAAAGTGATGCGGGAAGTCTTGCCGCACATGAAGGCACAGCGATACGGGCGGATCGTCTGCACGGCGTCATTTGGCGCGCGCGGTGGCTATCCGAACCTGCCGGCGTACGGCGCGGCGAAGTGGGGCGTCATCGGCCTGGTCAAGG is a genomic window containing:
- a CDS encoding mycofactocin-coupled SDR family oxidoreductase — protein: MGLLNGQVALITGGARGQGRAHAIALAREGADVVVTDLAADVPTIDYPLATPADLAETVALVEKEGRRALGLQADMRDTAGVKGVVDRTVADFGRIDILVANHGVVNYGPLDAFTDEMWETVLQTNLTGYFKVMREVLPHMKAQRYGRIVCTASFGARGGYPNLPAYGAAKWGVIGLVKGTALEVANDGITINVICPAAVGTDLFLNQPTFDLFCPDIANPTREDFEARLVQNNAGLNGRRYLDSEHISRAVLFHACDLDGVMTGQVTDVGLGSSATRW